Proteins from one Cytophagia bacterium CHB2 genomic window:
- a CDS encoding peptidase — translation MAETRQGYYHHPTVQDENVVFISEDDLWSVPLSGGIARRLTNNLGAVGFPRLSPNGEWLAFCGREEGQPDVYLMPADGGEMRRLTFLGNVSKIVGWTKDSSAVLFLSSHQATIPLDRPLVYRVSLAGEYPQLFLNSPTLNLSLQPDGPGMALGRNNDDNARWKRYRGGTAGEIWIDHEGAGNFVKLPLPRGNPNAPMWINGRIYFTTDHDGVGNLYSCTLAGGDLRAETNHRDFFVRHPSTDGRTVVYQAGADLYALDTAARQTRLIPIAWRSPMVQTQRKFTTASRYLESYHLHPKGHSVALSARGKLFTMPNWENSPLQYGPREGARHRLVRWLHDGQRLAAINDQDDGEEKLVLFSSEPLHEAERVIASPPGRIQTLLASPAALQVALTTSRLDLWVIDLETGNRRCLDSNPYAEICDVTYAPDGRWLAYCKPINENQRAIFLCEITSGAIHQVTQPVLRDCRPSFDPDGRYLYFLSARVLNPVNDSVQFVVSFPGAYKPYLLTLRKELASPFIPSPAAPGEESAPKLSSNGVKANGNGVKVNGEAAEPENADKAKAEEKKPESLHLDLEGIRYRMVEFPVKEGLYGEVLGIKDKVVFTSFPIRGRADLGDSSALDDDDEKGTLWVYDFTTHKLEVIASDVQSMQVANGGKTLSYRSGRRIRVLKAGEKPAENSDASPGRKNGWLDLSRVKLSVDPRSEWRQMFREAWRLQREFFWNENMSGVDWHKVYDRYYPLIDRIATRAEFSDLIWEMQGELGTSHAYESGGDYRHPPYYSIGRLGADLVFDAAQNRYIIKKIFRGDVWLKDNFSPLCAPGANISEGDTLLEIGGVTLSATVTPGHLLANQAGQEVTLTIQSPAAESKPRKVIVKTLYSEYPLRYRAWVERNAARVAEATGNKIGYLHIPDMGTQGLIEFHRYYLAQSNKFGLIVDVRYNGGGNVSQLLLEKLIRRPLGYDVKRWGAPDPYPEHAMRGPIVTLTNEHAGSDGDIFCHSFKLLKIGPLIGKRTWGGVIGIDRRYNLADGGRTTQPQYSFWFADVKWQVENYGVDPDIEVDFDPNAHLRGDDPQLERAIAEALRLLKEKGAELPAFDERPHLPLPD, via the coding sequence GTGGCGGAAACTCGCCAGGGTTATTATCACCATCCGACTGTGCAAGACGAGAATGTCGTTTTTATCAGCGAAGACGATTTGTGGAGCGTGCCCCTGAGCGGCGGTATTGCGCGGCGACTCACGAACAATCTTGGCGCGGTGGGGTTTCCGCGCCTGTCTCCCAACGGCGAATGGCTGGCATTCTGTGGCCGTGAAGAAGGCCAGCCCGATGTTTATCTCATGCCCGCAGACGGCGGTGAAATGCGCCGCCTGACATTCCTCGGCAACGTCTCCAAAATTGTGGGATGGACGAAAGACAGCAGCGCGGTGCTGTTTCTCAGTTCGCATCAGGCCACGATTCCACTCGACCGTCCTCTCGTCTATCGCGTTTCGCTCGCGGGCGAATATCCCCAACTTTTCTTGAACAGCCCGACACTCAACCTTTCGCTGCAGCCGGACGGCCCGGGCATGGCGCTGGGCCGCAATAATGATGACAACGCGCGCTGGAAACGCTATCGCGGCGGCACCGCCGGCGAGATCTGGATTGACCATGAAGGCGCGGGCAATTTCGTCAAATTGCCCCTGCCGCGCGGCAATCCCAATGCGCCCATGTGGATCAATGGACGCATCTATTTCACCACCGATCATGACGGCGTCGGCAATCTCTACTCCTGCACTTTAGCGGGCGGCGATTTGCGCGCGGAAACCAATCATCGCGATTTTTTTGTGCGCCATCCGTCCACCGACGGCCGCACCGTCGTCTATCAGGCGGGCGCGGATTTGTACGCTCTCGATACCGCCGCGCGCCAAACGCGTCTGATTCCCATTGCGTGGCGCAGCCCGATGGTGCAAACGCAGCGCAAATTCACCACGGCTTCACGTTACCTGGAATCCTATCATCTCCATCCCAAAGGCCATTCGGTTGCCTTGTCAGCGCGCGGCAAGCTTTTTACCATGCCCAATTGGGAAAACTCTCCATTGCAATACGGCCCGCGCGAGGGCGCGCGCCATCGTTTGGTGCGCTGGCTGCATGACGGCCAGCGTTTGGCGGCGATCAATGATCAAGATGACGGTGAAGAAAAGCTCGTTCTGTTCTCGAGTGAGCCGTTGCACGAGGCCGAGCGCGTTATTGCCTCGCCGCCGGGGAGAATTCAAACTCTCCTGGCTTCGCCCGCCGCGCTGCAAGTCGCACTCACCACCAGCCGCCTCGATCTTTGGGTGATCGACTTGGAAACCGGCAACCGCCGCTGTTTGGATAGCAATCCTTACGCAGAAATCTGTGACGTGACTTACGCCCCCGATGGCCGCTGGCTGGCTTACTGCAAGCCGATCAATGAGAACCAACGCGCCATTTTTTTGTGTGAAATTACCTCCGGCGCGATTCATCAGGTGACGCAGCCGGTGCTGCGCGATTGCCGGCCGAGCTTCGATCCTGATGGCCGGTATCTTTATTTTCTCTCCGCGCGCGTGCTCAATCCCGTCAACGATTCGGTGCAGTTCGTGGTGAGCTTTCCCGGCGCGTATAAGCCCTACCTGCTCACCTTGCGCAAGGAGTTGGCCAGCCCGTTCATTCCATCACCGGCGGCGCCCGGCGAAGAAAGCGCCCCCAAGCTGTCGTCGAATGGCGTGAAAGCCAATGGCAATGGCGTCAAGGTTAATGGCGAGGCTGCTGAGCCGGAAAACGCGGATAAAGCCAAAGCCGAAGAAAAAAAGCCGGAGTCGCTGCACCTCGATCTGGAGGGCATACGCTATCGCATGGTGGAATTCCCGGTGAAGGAGGGATTGTACGGCGAAGTCCTGGGCATCAAGGACAAAGTTGTATTCACCTCCTTTCCGATTCGCGGTCGCGCCGATCTCGGCGATTCTTCTGCGCTCGATGACGACGATGAAAAAGGCACGCTCTGGGTCTATGATTTCACCACGCACAAGCTCGAAGTGATTGCCAGCGACGTGCAATCCATGCAGGTTGCGAACGGCGGCAAAACCTTGAGCTATCGCAGCGGCCGCCGCATTCGAGTGTTGAAAGCGGGCGAAAAGCCGGCGGAAAACAGCGACGCTTCGCCCGGCCGCAAGAACGGCTGGCTCGATCTCAGCCGGGTCAAGCTTTCGGTGGATCCGCGCTCGGAATGGCGGCAAATGTTTCGCGAAGCCTGGCGTCTGCAACGCGAGTTTTTTTGGAATGAAAACATGTCGGGCGTGGACTGGCACAAAGTGTATGATCGCTATTATCCTTTGATCGATCGCATTGCCACACGCGCCGAGTTTTCTGATTTGATTTGGGAAATGCAAGGCGAGCTTGGCACCTCGCATGCCTATGAAAGCGGCGGCGATTATCGCCACCCGCCCTATTACTCCATTGGCCGCCTCGGCGCGGATCTGGTGTTTGACGCCGCGCAGAATCGCTATATCATCAAAAAAATCTTTCGCGGCGATGTCTGGCTCAAGGATAACTTCTCGCCGCTCTGCGCGCCGGGCGCCAACATATCCGAAGGCGATACGTTGCTGGAAATTGGGGGCGTCACCTTGAGCGCCACCGTCACACCCGGGCACCTGCTCGCAAATCAAGCCGGACAGGAAGTGACCTTGACGATTCAATCGCCCGCAGCCGAAAGCAAGCCGCGCAAGGTGATCGTCAAAACGCTGTATTCGGAATACCCGCTGCGCTATCGCGCCTGGGTTGAGCGCAATGCCGCGCGCGTGGCCGAAGCCACCGGCAACAAGATCGGCTATTTGCATATTCCCGACATGGGCACGCAGGGCTTGATTGAGTTTCATCGCTATTATTTGGCGCAATCGAACAAGTTTGGCTTGATCGTCGATGTACGCTACAACGGCGGCGGCAATGTTTCACAATTGTTGTTGGAGAAACTCATCCGCCGGCCGCTGGGATACGATGTGAAACGTTGGGGCGCGCCTGATCCTTATCCTGAACACGCCATGCGCGGCCCGATCGTGACGCTCACCAACGAACATGCCGGCTCTGATGGCGACATTTTTTGCCACAGCTTCAAACTCCTGAAAATCGGGCCGCTCATCGGGAAGCGCACCTGGGGCGGCGTGATCGGCATCGACCGGCGCTACAATCTCGCCGATGGCGGCCGCACCACGCAGCCGCAATACTCATTCTGGTTTGCTGATGTGAAATGGCAGGTTGAAAACTACGGCGTCGATCCGGATATCGAAGTGGATTTCGATCCCAATGCGCACTTGCGCGGGGACGATCCGCAATTGGAACGCGCGATTGCGGAAGCATTGCGCTTGCTGAAGGAAAAAGGCGCAGAGCTTCCCGCATTTGATGAACGGCCGCATCTGCCGCTGCCGGATTAA
- a CDS encoding zinc-binding dehydrogenase — protein sequence MHNRRSRLRALTFHGKQDIRYESVPDPALISPSDVIIKVYLAGICGSDLHVYHEREKGLDSGTVMGHEFAGEIIDVGREVKDFKRGDLVFAPFTTNCGECFYCRIGLTARCTQSQLFGWVQNGAGLQGGQAEFVRVPLAEATLVKIPEEVLPEEALLLGDIFSTGYFCADMASLQPGGTYAVIGCGPVGLMAIIGARELGAEKIFAIDAVPERLALAQRFGATPVNFQKENPLEILHETTEGRGADAVMEIVGNESAMRLALALVRPGGIISVAGVHNEAQFAFTPNEAYDKNLTYRVGRCSARHYAERLLPIVQKKKYDLTAIISHRLPLHQGVAGYKIFDEKLEGCTKVVLTP from the coding sequence TTGCACAATAGGAGAAGCCGTTTGCGCGCCCTCACCTTTCACGGCAAACAAGACATTCGTTACGAATCTGTTCCTGATCCCGCCCTCATATCGCCCTCCGATGTCATCATCAAAGTATATCTCGCCGGCATTTGCGGCTCGGATTTGCATGTTTATCACGAACGCGAAAAAGGCCTGGACTCTGGCACGGTGATGGGACATGAGTTCGCGGGTGAAATCATTGACGTGGGAAGAGAAGTCAAAGATTTCAAGCGCGGCGATTTGGTGTTTGCGCCGTTTACGACGAACTGCGGCGAGTGCTTTTATTGCCGCATCGGATTGACAGCGCGTTGCACACAGAGCCAACTTTTTGGCTGGGTGCAAAACGGCGCGGGCTTGCAAGGCGGGCAGGCGGAGTTCGTGCGCGTTCCCCTCGCCGAGGCGACGTTGGTCAAAATACCTGAGGAGGTATTGCCTGAAGAGGCTTTGTTGTTGGGTGATATTTTTTCCACCGGCTATTTTTGTGCGGACATGGCGAGTCTCCAGCCGGGAGGAACATATGCGGTGATTGGCTGCGGCCCGGTGGGATTGATGGCCATTATCGGCGCGCGTGAGTTGGGCGCAGAGAAGATTTTCGCTATCGACGCCGTTCCCGAGCGGCTGGCATTGGCGCAACGCTTCGGCGCGACCCCCGTCAATTTTCAAAAAGAAAATCCGCTCGAAATCTTGCACGAAACGACAGAAGGCCGCGGCGCTGATGCTGTTATGGAAATTGTCGGCAACGAATCTGCGATGCGCTTGGCGCTGGCGTTGGTGCGGCCGGGCGGCATTATCTCCGTTGCGGGCGTGCACAACGAGGCGCAATTTGCGTTTACGCCCAATGAAGCTTACGACAAGAATCTCACGTACAGAGTTGGCCGCTGCTCCGCGCGCCATTATGCCGAGCGCTTGCTTCCCATTGTACAAAAAAAGAAGTATGATCTGACGGCAATTATTTCTCACCGTTTGCCTCTGCACCAGGGTGTTGCCGGCTACAAGATCTTTGATGAGAAGCTGGAAGGTTGCACGAAAGTGGTTTTAACGCCCTGA
- a CDS encoding class I SAM-dependent methyltransferase, with translation MTQTQHALMTDHDLVRYYAQRAGEYEKIYAKPERQHDLAIAARWLQSELAQRNVLEIGCGTGYWTKSLSATAKAILATDRNPEVLAIARAKQYPNSNITFALADMRALPVANNFCEAIFGGFIWSHLSLQHLDDTLAGWHRLLANSGKMVFIDNVYVEGSSSPLTGRDEFGNTYQTRTLQDGSQHRIIKNFP, from the coding sequence ATGACGCAAACGCAACACGCGCTCATGACGGATCATGATCTCGTGCGCTATTATGCGCAGCGCGCCGGCGAGTATGAAAAAATTTATGCCAAGCCGGAACGGCAGCATGATTTGGCGATTGCCGCGCGCTGGTTGCAATCCGAGCTGGCGCAACGAAATGTTCTCGAAATTGGTTGCGGCACCGGCTATTGGACAAAATCTCTCAGCGCCACCGCGAAGGCCATTCTGGCAACGGATCGCAACCCGGAAGTTTTGGCGATCGCGCGGGCAAAGCAATATCCCAACTCAAATATAACATTCGCGCTCGCCGACATGCGCGCCTTGCCTGTGGCAAACAACTTTTGTGAGGCCATATTCGGCGGCTTTATTTGGTCACACCTTTCTCTGCAGCACCTTGACGATACGCTTGCGGGGTGGCATCGCTTGCTGGCAAACAGCGGCAAAATGGTGTTTATTGACAACGTTTATGTCGAAGGCAGCAGTTCCCCGCTCACCGGGCGCGACGAGTTTGGCAATACCTACCAAACCCGAACGTTGCAAGACGGCTCGCAACATCGCATTATCAAAAACTTTCCGTAG
- a CDS encoding DEAD/DEAH box helicase — translation MNLQQVIEQLRSDPDFVQNVTHWRTLPARPAQWVDLPDSLHPALAKALRQHGITRLYTHQAEAITKVAEGKNVVVVTPTASGKTLCYNIPVLQRVISDPDARALYLFPTKALSQDQVVELHDVVRLLGDQINFDIKTYTFDGDTPVSARQAIRSSGHIVVTNPDMLHQGILPHHTKWIKLFENLRYVVIDELHNYRGVFGSHLANLMRRLRRIAQFYGAQPQFICCSATIANPQELAEQIISQETVLVDNNGAPRGEKHFILYNPPVVNRELGIRKSSVKEARSLAMRFLLNKIQTIVFTRSRLRVEVLVTYLKQSMAANQQSPKLIRGYRGGYLPTERRAIEAGLRSGEVLGVVSTNALELGIDIGQLTACVMVGYPGSIASSWQQAGRAGRRSDSALALMIASSSPIDQYMINHPDYFFERSPEAGIVDPNNLVILMSHIKCGAFELPFQDGEKFGYGNSVVDATQEILEYLEENKVLHHNEGRWHWMTDAYPAEAVGLRTAAPENVIIIDTTDNERVIGEVNLLDAPVMLHDDAIYIHEGRQFHVDKLDWDRRKAYVRQVEVDYYTDAHTDTSIHVLEVFEERSPGEKELPEKRAQESGEAVKIAHGEVNVNCQTTKFKKLKFGSHENIGYGPVELPEISMHTTAYWWELPADMAQRLNIPESALGDGLKAAAHAMHGVAAVFLMCDSSDIRAVPQARAVLTQRPTIFIYDNHPGGVGFSKRLFGMHAELLAAARELVKACGCEDGCPSCVGPMLEIGEKGKAVALQLLALGE, via the coding sequence ATGAATCTCCAGCAAGTCATCGAGCAACTGCGCAGTGACCCTGATTTTGTGCAAAACGTCACGCACTGGCGCACGCTACCGGCGCGGCCGGCGCAGTGGGTGGATCTGCCGGACTCGTTGCATCCCGCGTTGGCGAAGGCGTTGCGCCAACATGGCATCACCCGGCTTTATACGCATCAAGCGGAAGCCATCACAAAAGTTGCGGAAGGCAAAAACGTGGTGGTGGTCACGCCCACGGCTTCGGGCAAAACGCTGTGCTACAATATTCCGGTGTTGCAGCGCGTGATTTCCGATCCGGATGCGCGCGCGCTTTACCTTTTTCCCACCAAAGCCCTGTCGCAGGATCAAGTCGTGGAGCTGCACGATGTCGTGCGGCTGCTGGGCGACCAAATCAATTTCGATATCAAAACCTACACGTTCGACGGCGACACGCCGGTGTCGGCGCGCCAGGCCATTCGTAGCTCGGGCCACATTGTGGTGACCAATCCCGACATGCTGCATCAGGGCATTCTGCCGCATCACACCAAGTGGATCAAGCTGTTCGAGAACTTGCGCTACGTCGTGATCGACGAGCTGCACAATTATCGCGGCGTGTTTGGCAGTCATCTTGCGAATTTGATGCGGCGGTTGCGGCGCATTGCGCAGTTTTACGGCGCGCAACCGCAATTCATTTGCTGTTCGGCGACTATTGCCAACCCGCAGGAGCTGGCCGAGCAAATCATCTCGCAGGAAACCGTGCTGGTGGACAACAACGGCGCGCCGCGCGGAGAAAAGCATTTCATTCTCTACAACCCGCCGGTGGTGAATCGCGAGCTGGGCATTCGCAAATCCTCGGTCAAAGAAGCGCGCAGCCTGGCCATGCGCTTCTTGTTGAACAAGATTCAAACCATCGTTTTCACACGCAGCCGTTTGCGCGTCGAGGTTTTGGTGACGTATCTCAAGCAAAGCATGGCGGCAAACCAACAATCGCCCAAGCTGATTCGCGGCTATCGCGGCGGTTATCTGCCCACGGAACGCCGCGCCATCGAAGCGGGTTTGCGCAGCGGCGAGGTGTTGGGCGTGGTGTCGACGAATGCGCTGGAATTGGGCATCGACATCGGGCAGCTCACCGCCTGTGTGATGGTGGGTTATCCCGGCAGCATTGCCAGTTCCTGGCAGCAGGCCGGGCGCGCGGGCCGGCGCTCGGATTCCGCGCTTGCGCTCATGATCGCCTCGAGCAGCCCGATCGATCAATACATGATCAATCATCCCGATTACTTTTTCGAACGCTCACCGGAAGCCGGCATCGTCGATCCCAACAATCTCGTCATTTTGATGAGTCACATCAAATGTGGGGCGTTCGAATTGCCGTTTCAAGACGGTGAGAAGTTCGGTTATGGCAACAGCGTGGTTGATGCCACGCAGGAGATTCTTGAATATCTCGAAGAGAACAAGGTGTTGCATCACAACGAAGGCCGCTGGCATTGGATGACGGATGCGTACCCGGCAGAAGCTGTGGGTTTGCGCACGGCGGCGCCCGAGAATGTCATTATCATCGACACGACGGACAACGAACGCGTGATCGGTGAAGTGAACCTGCTCGATGCGCCCGTGATGCTGCACGACGACGCCATTTACATTCACGAAGGCCGGCAATTTCATGTGGACAAACTCGATTGGGACCGGCGCAAGGCTTACGTGCGCCAGGTGGAAGTCGATTATTATACCGATGCGCATACGGACACGAGTATTCACGTGTTGGAAGTTTTTGAAGAACGAAGCCCCGGCGAGAAAGAGCTTCCTGAAAAACGCGCGCAGGAGTCAGGTGAGGCGGTAAAAATAGCGCATGGCGAAGTGAATGTGAATTGCCAGACGACAAAGTTCAAGAAACTCAAATTCGGTTCGCATGAGAATATTGGCTATGGCCCGGTGGAATTGCCGGAAATCAGCATGCACACCACGGCTTATTGGTGGGAATTGCCAGCAGACATGGCGCAGCGATTGAACATTCCGGAGTCGGCGCTGGGCGACGGCTTAAAAGCGGCCGCGCATGCCATGCACGGCGTGGCCGCAGTGTTCTTGATGTGCGACAGCAGTGACATTCGCGCGGTGCCCCAGGCGCGCGCCGTGCTGACACAACGGCCGACGATTTTTATTTATGACAATCACCCCGGCGGTGTCGGCTTCAGCAAGCGCTTGTTCGGCATGCACGCCGAATTGCTGGCTGCCGCGCGCGAATTGGTGAAAGCTTGCGGCTGTGAAGACGGCTGCCCGAGCTGCGTTGGCCCGATGCTGGAAATCGGCGAGAAGGGCAAGGCTGTGGCGTTGCAGTTGTTGGCGCTGGGTGAATGA